The following proteins are co-located in the Salinigranum halophilum genome:
- a CDS encoding winged helix-turn-helix domain-containing protein, translated as MTAADRERSTPSPDEAFATLGNETRLNILQALGAADGPLAFSALFDRVDVDDSGRFNYHLGELVGHFVGKTDAGYELRQAGRRVVEAVLSGAVTDAPVVERTRIDQRCHYCGAPIEVSYRQDRVLKYCTDCPGRDHPPTSVSDAPAEGYLGSLPLPPAGVHGRTAAEVYEAAWTWANLEFLSEASGVCSRCSAALDESVTVCEDHAAADVCAACGNRHAVQFHADCPNCINDLHGPFVLKLVANTALLAFLTERGLDPVAPARASIAAVDRVHMTYEEEVRSTAPFEACFTFSAGDDTLSLTVGDDLQVVDVSR; from the coding sequence ATGACGGCAGCGGACCGGGAGCGGTCGACACCCTCACCCGACGAGGCGTTCGCCACGCTCGGGAACGAGACGCGGCTGAACATCCTCCAGGCGCTCGGCGCGGCCGACGGCCCACTCGCGTTCTCGGCGCTGTTCGACCGGGTCGACGTCGACGACTCGGGGCGGTTCAACTACCATCTCGGGGAACTGGTGGGCCACTTCGTCGGCAAGACGGACGCCGGCTACGAGCTCCGGCAGGCGGGCCGGCGGGTGGTGGAGGCCGTCCTCTCAGGAGCCGTGACCGACGCACCTGTGGTCGAACGCACGCGAATCGACCAGCGGTGTCACTACTGCGGCGCGCCTATCGAGGTGAGCTACCGTCAGGACCGGGTCCTGAAGTACTGTACCGACTGTCCCGGTCGAGACCACCCGCCGACCAGTGTCTCCGACGCGCCCGCCGAAGGGTACCTCGGAAGCCTGCCGCTGCCCCCCGCAGGCGTCCACGGGCGGACGGCCGCGGAGGTGTACGAGGCCGCGTGGACCTGGGCCAACCTCGAGTTCCTCTCGGAGGCCAGCGGGGTCTGTTCGCGGTGTTCGGCCGCGCTCGACGAGTCGGTGACCGTCTGCGAGGACCACGCCGCAGCGGACGTCTGTGCGGCGTGTGGGAACCGCCACGCCGTCCAGTTCCACGCGGACTGTCCGAACTGTATCAACGACCTCCACGGGCCGTTCGTCCTGAAACTCGTCGCGAATACGGCCCTTCTGGCGTTCCTCACCGAACGCGGCCTCGACCCGGTTGCGCCCGCTCGCGCGTCCATCGCGGCCGTCGACCGCGTCCACATGACCTACGAGGAGGAGGTCCGCTCGACAGCACCGTTCGAGGCGTGTTTTACCTTCTCGGCCGGCGACGACACGCTCTC
- a CDS encoding TSUP family transporter, whose product MLALSLSLTVVFVVFGIVVLGGFVTGVNGFGYSVIGTGLLALVVEPRVAVVVMILPILAANVSLVRELDRAGLKRCAKRFWPFVAAALVGTIVGMSVLSRVPRGPLTLALGLFVFGYLALTQDRVPLPGEGWVRTRVSDTVGVKLLLGLVSGLVFGASNVGVQVVAYLKSLDLDHATFVGVVAMVFLGISSVRVVAAGVLGLYEGGGLLALSAVAAVPGLAGVSLGKRVRPRLARRTRRTGMFLLLAVIGVRLVTNGLGL is encoded by the coding sequence ATGCTCGCGCTCTCGCTCTCGCTGACGGTCGTCTTCGTCGTCTTCGGTATCGTCGTCCTCGGTGGGTTCGTCACCGGGGTCAACGGCTTCGGCTACTCCGTCATCGGGACGGGACTGCTCGCACTCGTCGTCGAACCGCGGGTGGCCGTCGTCGTGATGATTCTCCCGATTCTCGCAGCGAACGTCTCGCTCGTCCGCGAACTCGACCGGGCGGGGCTGAAGCGCTGTGCGAAGCGCTTCTGGCCGTTCGTCGCGGCGGCGCTCGTCGGAACCATCGTCGGCATGAGCGTCCTGTCGCGCGTGCCGAGAGGGCCGCTGACGCTCGCACTCGGCCTCTTCGTCTTCGGATATCTCGCGTTGACCCAAGACCGCGTCCCACTGCCCGGCGAGGGGTGGGTCCGAACCCGCGTCTCCGACACCGTCGGGGTGAAACTCCTCCTCGGCCTCGTCTCGGGGCTGGTCTTCGGCGCGTCGAACGTCGGCGTGCAGGTCGTCGCCTATCTGAAGAGCCTCGACCTCGACCACGCGACGTTCGTGGGCGTCGTCGCGATGGTCTTCCTCGGCATCTCGTCCGTCAGGGTCGTCGCCGCCGGCGTGCTGGGGCTGTACGAAGGTGGCGGACTGCTGGCGCTCTCGGCCGTCGCTGCCGTGCCGGGGCTCGCCGGCGTCTCACTGGGCAAGCGTGTCCGCCCGCGACTCGCCCGGCGGACGCGGCGGACCGGGATGTTCCTCCTGCTCGCGGTCATCGGCGTCCGCCTCGTGACGAACGGTCTCGGACTCTGA
- a CDS encoding ribonuclease H family protein, with amino-acid sequence MAVHGRQTLRDLFDDSPTPHIAHPPRTHHRHFYVATDGSYRPDGGGLGAVIETRDGTRVARIALPDTPPDNNVAEYRALHLGLDVLAARAPPDALVGVLVDHDDLAGNVNNTVLETRQPGWQPGRKPSIPVGSEHHWRGIQARIAGFGELRAARIDSRDNPAHPLANAPAEYAHVNRQPDRCVLPNAPGRTADAADPQYPPPSRFDRTGGVGSD; translated from the coding sequence ATGGCCGTTCACGGCCGTCAAACGCTCCGGGACCTGTTCGACGACTCCCCGACGCCGCACATCGCGCATCCGCCGCGCACACACCACCGCCACTTCTACGTCGCCACCGACGGCTCTTATCGACCGGACGGCGGCGGTCTCGGCGCCGTCATCGAGACCCGTGACGGGACACGCGTCGCTCGAATCGCGCTCCCCGATACGCCTCCCGACAACAACGTCGCCGAGTACCGTGCACTCCACCTGGGACTCGACGTCCTCGCCGCTCGCGCCCCGCCGGACGCCCTCGTCGGCGTCCTCGTCGACCACGACGACCTCGCGGGCAACGTCAACAACACCGTGCTCGAGACGCGACAGCCCGGCTGGCAGCCCGGTCGGAAGCCGTCGATTCCCGTCGGGAGCGAACACCACTGGCGCGGGATTCAAGCGCGCATCGCCGGCTTCGGCGAACTCCGCGCCGCCCGCATCGACTCCCGCGACAACCCCGCACACCCGCTCGCGAACGCGCCTGCGGAGTACGCACACGTCAACCGCCAGCCCGACCGGTGTGTGCTCCCGAACGCACCGGGTCGGACGGCAGACGCGGCCGACCCACAGTATCCCCCGCCGTCGCGGTTCGACCGGACTGGTGGTGTCGGGAGCGACTGA
- a CDS encoding ABC transporter substrate-binding protein, with protein sequence MTGDDRVDRRAFLKLTGGAAATAALAGCSGTGGSEGDGESTEEPTESGGESTEMSTEAPEEGGSESMGDFPVTIVQGTMPSGLDPHDHRETPTDVVMLHAYEGVLTRTADGTITESLATGYERVDGENTVTFEIREDVSFHNGDALTPEDVAYSINRIVQEDVGFASPQRDQLAGVTGAEATGETTVTVSNDGLNPIVFSEFATYCDVVQQRWVEERSKAEVGQDMNGTGPFQLASYTEDEEVVFEPFDGYWGDAVEVTELTFRAASEAGTRVNQLLQGEADVVVNVPPQEVQRVNDNADTRIAAAPSTRIIYNAMRYDVEPFSSQAFRQAMNYAVDLDSIVENVLGGFGSPTGQPTLEGFVGHNPDVDPYAYDPDEAERLVEESGFAGAEIELNTPVGRYLKDLEIAQAVAGFIDELPNVSATVRQRDFGSLVDELLTGNIEDKPPWYLIGWGEATFDGGLVMTALLTSDGALSSWSNEEFDTLLSDAGNQAGDTREATLQEANALAHDQAPWIFLNRQFSVYGVSERVAWEPRSDERIDASAMSPN encoded by the coding sequence ATGACTGGAGACGACCGAGTGGACAGGCGAGCGTTTCTGAAACTCACCGGGGGCGCGGCGGCGACGGCGGCGCTCGCCGGGTGCAGCGGGACCGGTGGCTCCGAGGGCGACGGTGAGTCCACCGAGGAACCGACCGAGAGCGGTGGTGAATCCACCGAGATGTCGACCGAGGCTCCCGAAGAGGGTGGGAGCGAGTCGATGGGTGACTTCCCGGTCACCATCGTCCAGGGGACCATGCCGTCCGGGCTGGACCCCCACGACCACCGCGAGACCCCGACGGACGTCGTGATGCTCCACGCGTACGAGGGCGTCCTCACCCGCACCGCCGACGGGACCATCACCGAGTCGCTCGCGACGGGGTACGAACGGGTCGACGGTGAGAACACGGTCACGTTCGAGATTCGCGAGGACGTGTCGTTCCACAACGGCGACGCACTCACGCCCGAGGACGTCGCGTACAGTATCAACCGAATCGTGCAGGAGGACGTCGGGTTCGCCAGCCCCCAGCGCGACCAACTCGCGGGAGTCACGGGCGCAGAGGCCACCGGCGAGACGACTGTCACCGTCTCGAACGACGGGCTCAACCCGATCGTCTTCTCCGAGTTCGCCACCTACTGCGACGTCGTACAGCAGCGCTGGGTCGAAGAGCGCTCGAAGGCCGAGGTCGGCCAAGACATGAACGGCACCGGCCCGTTCCAGCTCGCCTCGTACACCGAAGACGAGGAGGTCGTCTTCGAACCGTTCGACGGCTACTGGGGCGACGCGGTCGAGGTGACTGAGCTGACCTTCCGCGCCGCGAGCGAGGCCGGGACCCGCGTGAACCAGCTCCTCCAGGGCGAAGCCGACGTCGTCGTGAACGTCCCGCCCCAGGAGGTCCAGCGGGTCAACGACAACGCCGACACGCGAATCGCCGCGGCACCGAGCACGCGCATCATCTACAACGCGATGCGTTACGACGTCGAGCCGTTCTCATCGCAGGCGTTCCGCCAGGCGATGAACTACGCCGTTGACCTGGACAGCATCGTCGAGAACGTCCTCGGCGGGTTCGGCTCGCCCACCGGACAGCCCACCCTCGAAGGGTTCGTCGGACACAACCCCGACGTCGACCCCTACGCGTACGACCCCGACGAGGCCGAGCGCCTCGTCGAAGAGAGCGGCTTCGCCGGCGCGGAGATCGAACTCAACACGCCCGTCGGCCGCTACCTGAAGGACCTCGAAATCGCCCAGGCCGTCGCGGGCTTCATCGACGAGCTCCCGAACGTCTCGGCCACCGTGCGCCAGCGCGACTTCGGGTCGCTCGTCGACGAACTGCTCACGGGGAACATCGAGGACAAGCCGCCGTGGTACCTCATCGGCTGGGGCGAGGCAACCTTCGACGGCGGCCTCGTCATGACGGCGCTCCTCACGAGCGACGGCGCGCTCAGTTCGTGGAGCAACGAGGAGTTCGACACCCTGCTTTCGGACGCCGGCAACCAGGCCGGAGACACCCGCGAGGCCACACTCCAGGAGGCGAACGCCCTCGCACACGACCAGGCACCGTGGATCTTCTTGAACCGCCAGTTCAGCGTCTACGGCGTCTCCGAACGCGTCGCGTGGGAGCCCCGCAGCGACGAGCGTATCGACGCGTCGGCGATGAGCCCGAACTGA
- a CDS encoding ABC transporter permease yields the protein MSLARFLVKRALQGVLVVWGVVTVVFGLRFISPGDPANVLLPPDVDPEVRRQVVAELGLNKPLYVQYFDFVAGVPVGDLGLSLVTRTPVTGRVLSKVPATLELAVAATVVAIVIAIPLGVVSATRRHEPADYGATLFSLLGISTPNFWLGVMLIIVLAVQFDLFPTSQRPIGLDGVVGLLVAGQVAAAVDGLLTWLWHITLPAITLGTYFTALITRLTRSGMLDELGKTYVRAARAKGLPETLTRYRHALRNTLIPVVTVVGLQLGTLIGGAVITEAVFAWPGLGTLIINAINARDWPVLQGSLIIVAVGFVLVNILVDTLYAYVNPQVAFD from the coding sequence ATGTCGCTGGCCAGATTCCTCGTCAAGCGTGCTCTCCAGGGCGTCCTCGTCGTCTGGGGCGTGGTGACCGTCGTGTTCGGCCTCCGGTTCATCTCGCCGGGCGACCCCGCGAACGTCCTCCTCCCGCCGGACGTCGACCCCGAGGTGCGGAGACAGGTCGTCGCCGAACTCGGGCTCAACAAGCCCCTGTACGTGCAGTATTTCGACTTCGTCGCCGGCGTCCCCGTGGGAGACCTGGGGCTCTCGCTCGTGACGCGGACGCCCGTGACCGGGCGGGTCCTCTCGAAGGTGCCGGCGACGCTCGAACTGGCCGTCGCCGCGACGGTCGTCGCCATCGTCATCGCCATCCCCCTCGGCGTGGTGAGCGCGACGCGACGGCACGAACCCGCCGACTACGGCGCGACGCTCTTCTCGCTGCTCGGCATCTCGACGCCGAACTTCTGGCTCGGCGTGATGCTCATCATCGTCCTCGCCGTACAGTTCGACCTCTTCCCGACGAGTCAACGACCCATCGGACTCGACGGGGTCGTCGGCCTCCTCGTCGCCGGACAGGTCGCGGCGGCCGTCGACGGCCTGCTGACGTGGCTCTGGCACATCACGCTCCCAGCCATCACCCTCGGCACGTACTTCACGGCGCTCATCACGCGCCTGACGAGGAGCGGTATGCTCGACGAACTCGGGAAGACGTACGTCCGGGCCGCCCGGGCGAAGGGGCTGCCCGAGACGCTCACGCGCTACCGACACGCGCTCCGGAACACGCTCATCCCCGTCGTCACCGTCGTCGGCCTCCAGTTGGGGACGCTCATCGGCGGGGCGGTCATCACCGAGGCCGTCTTCGCGTGGCCCGGGTTGGGGACGCTCATCATCAACGCCATCAACGCCCGCGACTGGCCCGTCCTGCAGGGCTCGCTCATCATCGTCGCCGTCGGGTTCGTCCTCGTGAACATCCTCGTCGACACGCTCTACGCGTACGTCAACCCACAGGTGGCGTTCGACTGA
- a CDS encoding ABC transporter permease, translated as MLADILSRLRGALSAALSPRTVRSLKRGLRRNTLAKVGIVVVVVVLAVATLAPLIAPYNPGSQNLEEARNPPLGFSTTTTQEVTVTENGSVVIENGQVVTETRTVSNNATLAHPLGTDGNGRDILSRLVYGARTSMLVGVFGTTLAALVGVTVGLTAGYARGRVDDALMRAADVMLAFPSLVLAIALVGVWGQAQVRFPDPLVVSGVEEAWRSAVGLPSAGSMPTTVVLPGTVVVVVALVNWVWFARVARGEALALREEAYVKAARAVGASDARIVFKHVLPNAITPILVLATIQVAAIILLESALSFLGFSGANVSWGFDIALGRQYQSTAWWISTMPGLAIVVTVIGLNLVGDWLRDALDPGIEGEGGV; from the coding sequence ATGCTCGCTGATATCCTCTCGCGACTCCGCGGAGCGCTCTCGGCCGCGCTGTCGCCTCGCACGGTCAGAAGCCTCAAGCGGGGACTCCGGCGGAACACGCTGGCGAAGGTCGGTATCGTCGTCGTCGTCGTCGTCCTCGCGGTGGCGACGCTGGCACCGCTCATCGCCCCCTACAACCCCGGGTCGCAGAACCTCGAGGAGGCGCGCAACCCGCCGCTCGGCTTCTCGACGACGACGACCCAGGAGGTGACCGTCACCGAGAACGGCAGCGTCGTCATCGAGAACGGTCAGGTCGTCACCGAGACGCGGACCGTGTCGAACAACGCGACGCTCGCCCACCCGCTCGGGACTGATGGGAACGGCCGCGACATCCTCTCGCGGCTCGTCTACGGCGCGCGGACGTCGATGCTCGTCGGCGTCTTCGGGACCACCCTCGCCGCCCTCGTCGGGGTCACCGTCGGCCTGACGGCCGGCTACGCGCGTGGCCGGGTCGACGACGCGCTGATGCGCGCGGCGGACGTCATGCTCGCGTTCCCCTCGCTGGTGCTGGCCATCGCCCTCGTCGGCGTCTGGGGGCAGGCACAGGTGCGGTTCCCCGACCCACTGGTGGTGTCCGGCGTCGAGGAGGCGTGGCGGAGCGCCGTCGGTCTCCCCTCGGCGGGGTCGATGCCGACGACGGTCGTCCTCCCCGGAACCGTCGTCGTCGTCGTCGCCCTCGTCAACTGGGTCTGGTTCGCCCGGGTCGCCCGCGGGGAGGCGCTCGCGCTCAGAGAAGAGGCGTACGTCAAGGCCGCCCGGGCGGTCGGTGCGTCCGACGCCAGAATCGTGTTCAAGCACGTGCTGCCGAACGCCATCACGCCCATCCTCGTCCTCGCGACCATCCAGGTGGCGGCCATCATCCTCTTAGAGAGCGCGCTCTCCTTCCTGGGCTTCTCGGGCGCGAACGTCTCGTGGGGCTTCGACATCGCGCTCGGTCGGCAGTACCAGTCGACGGCGTGGTGGATCTCGACGATGCCCGGTCTCGCCATCGTCGTCACCGTCATCGGCCTCAACCTCGTGGGTGACTGGCTCCGCGACGCACTCGACCCCGGTATCGAAGGGGAGGGTGGCGTATGA
- a CDS encoding ABC transporter ATP-binding protein → MSRRDILRVRDLRTRFFTEEGQVNAVEGVSFDVRDGEVFGIVGESGSGKSVTALSVLDLIESPGRITGGEVWYRNEELAEEFRDSTPDAVDGDFVDLRRLPEGVRRSLRGPAFSMVFQDPMSSFNPSITVGTQIAEAVEVQRRARANPRRTRSRTQGYGLGSYIRDTLLPSRDYVSEASRARAAELLEQVGIPDPEERAEEYPHQFSGGMLQRAMVAQALAGEPDVLVADEPTTALDVTIQAQILNLLRDLQEERGMSVVMITHDLGVIARMCDRVGVMYAGEIVERGTLEDVFERPVHPYTQGLLGSIPDLQNPSSRLQPIEGNVPSLLDAEMGDRCYFADRCPKAMDACLHRVEERPVDGEHAVRCVLADREFDRTTALADDHFDETEREPEEGVRADD, encoded by the coding sequence ATGAGCCGACGAGATATCCTCCGGGTCCGCGACCTCCGGACCCGATTCTTCACCGAGGAGGGGCAGGTCAACGCCGTCGAAGGCGTGAGCTTCGACGTCCGCGACGGCGAGGTGTTCGGCATCGTCGGCGAGTCCGGGTCGGGGAAGTCGGTCACGGCGCTCTCCGTCCTGGACCTCATCGAGTCGCCCGGTCGAATCACGGGGGGCGAGGTGTGGTATCGAAACGAGGAACTGGCCGAGGAGTTCCGCGACTCGACGCCCGACGCCGTCGACGGCGACTTCGTCGACCTGCGTCGGCTCCCGGAGGGCGTCCGCCGGTCGCTCCGCGGCCCCGCGTTCTCGATGGTGTTCCAGGACCCGATGTCGTCGTTCAACCCCTCCATCACGGTGGGGACACAGATCGCCGAGGCGGTCGAGGTCCAGCGCCGCGCCCGCGCCAACCCCCGACGGACCCGGTCGCGCACGCAGGGGTATGGGCTCGGGAGCTACATCCGCGACACGCTCTTGCCCTCTCGGGACTACGTCTCCGAGGCGAGTCGGGCGCGGGCGGCCGAGTTGCTCGAACAGGTCGGCATCCCCGACCCCGAAGAGCGCGCCGAGGAGTACCCACACCAGTTCTCGGGCGGGATGCTCCAGCGAGCGATGGTCGCTCAGGCGCTCGCCGGCGAACCGGACGTCCTCGTCGCGGACGAACCGACGACGGCGCTCGACGTGACCATCCAGGCGCAGATTCTGAACCTGCTCAGAGACCTCCAAGAAGAGCGCGGGATGAGCGTCGTGATGATCACCCACGACCTCGGCGTCATCGCGCGGATGTGCGACCGGGTCGGCGTGATGTACGCCGGGGAAATCGTCGAGCGGGGCACCCTCGAGGACGTCTTCGAACGACCGGTCCACCCGTACACGCAGGGCCTGTTGGGGTCGATTCCGGACCTCCAGAACCCGTCGTCTCGCCTCCAGCCCATCGAGGGGAACGTTCCCTCCCTGCTCGACGCCGAGATGGGAGACCGCTGTTACTTCGCCGACCGGTGTCCGAAGGCGATGGACGCGTGTCTCCACCGCGTCGAGGAGCGCCCGGTCGACGGCGAACACGCGGTCCGCTGTGTGCTCGCCGACCGGGAGTTCGACCGGACGACGGCGCTCGCCGACGACCACTTCGACGAGACGGAGCGCGAACCGGAGGAGGGGGTGCGCGCAGATGACTGA
- a CDS encoding ABC transporter ATP-binding protein — translation MTDEGDGGDARPLVEVRELKKYYFEGDTLLDRLLGNETRSVKAVDGVSFDIREGETLGLVGESGCGKSTTGETVLRLRDATDGDVRFDGESVYGLAGDALAAFRRRAQIVFQDPFSSLDPRMTVGEIIAEPLVVHDLPEDPGEQSRRAWRRERASDLLERVGLSAAQLDRYPHEFSGGQRQRIGIARALALDPDFIVLDEPVSALDVSVQAQVLNLLSDLQDEFGLTYLFIAHDLSVVRHLCDRVAVMYLGNVVELGPTDEIFESPAHPYTQALLESVPRASVEEQGRYVDALPGDVPSPRNPPSGCRFRTRCPAVIPPSDVDIDQEAYRAVMDLRDALERGDLVAESVWERIDADRDDEGAFVDAVWETFLNGQRLSGANRRVVEDALTALAGAERAAATETLRERFGSVCEVDQPERGPGEHATACHLVVDAGVPGSEGERDAN, via the coding sequence ATGACTGACGAAGGCGATGGCGGCGACGCACGACCGCTCGTCGAGGTGCGGGAGCTGAAGAAGTACTACTTCGAGGGTGACACGCTCCTCGACCGCCTGCTGGGGAACGAGACACGGAGCGTCAAGGCCGTCGACGGGGTGAGCTTCGACATCCGCGAGGGGGAGACGCTCGGCCTCGTCGGCGAGTCGGGCTGTGGGAAGTCCACGACCGGCGAGACGGTGCTCAGGCTCAGAGACGCCACCGACGGCGACGTCCGCTTCGACGGCGAGTCGGTGTACGGGCTCGCGGGGGACGCGCTCGCGGCGTTCCGTCGCCGGGCACAGATCGTCTTCCAGGACCCCTTCTCGAGCCTCGACCCGCGGATGACTGTCGGCGAAATCATCGCCGAACCCCTCGTCGTCCACGACCTGCCCGAAGACCCCGGTGAGCAGAGCAGACGGGCGTGGCGGCGCGAGCGCGCCAGCGACCTGCTCGAACGCGTGGGGCTCTCCGCCGCGCAACTCGACCGATATCCACACGAGTTCTCCGGCGGACAGCGTCAGCGGATCGGTATCGCCCGTGCGCTGGCGCTCGACCCCGACTTCATCGTCCTCGACGAACCCGTCTCGGCGCTCGACGTGAGCGTGCAGGCACAGGTGTTGAACCTCCTCTCGGACCTGCAGGACGAGTTCGGCCTCACGTATCTGTTCATCGCCCACGACCTGAGCGTGGTCCGGCACCTGTGTGACCGCGTGGCCGTCATGTACCTCGGGAACGTGGTCGAACTCGGTCCCACGGACGAGATATTCGAGTCACCGGCCCACCCGTACACGCAGGCGCTGCTCGAGAGCGTCCCGCGCGCGAGCGTCGAAGAGCAGGGACGATACGTCGACGCGCTCCCCGGCGACGTCCCCTCCCCCCGGAACCCGCCGTCCGGCTGTCGGTTCCGAACGCGGTGTCCGGCGGTGATTCCCCCCTCAGACGTCGACATCGATCAAGAGGCGTACCGCGCCGTGATGGACCTCCGCGACGCACTCGAACGGGGCGACCTCGTCGCCGAGTCGGTGTGGGAGCGCATCGACGCCGACCGCGACGACGAAGGCGCGTTCGTCGACGCGGTCTGGGAGACGTTCCTCAACGGACAGCGCCTCTCGGGAGCGAACAGACGCGTCGTCGAGGACGCGCTGACGGCACTCGCCGGCGCGGAGCGGGCGGCAGCGACAGAGACCCTCCGCGAGCGGTTCGGGAGTGTCTGTGAGGTGGACCAGCCCGAACGGGGGCCCGGCGAACACGCCACTGCGTGCCATCTCGTCGTCGATGCGGGGGTGCCAGGCTCCGAGGGGGAACGGGACGCGAACTGA
- a CDS encoding DMT family transporter — MTRYRNLALFLFLAAVWGSAFMAIKAGLAYFPPVLFAAVRYDIAGVIMLAYAFYAVDDPFPRGRTQWAVVAVGSLLLIAGYHALLFVGETDPAVTSAAAAVIVSLSPVLTTGFARLFLPGERLTTVGVAGLVLGLVGVVVLTQPDPSDLLGDGAVAKLLVFAAAAAFALGSVLTRRLDSDISIETMEAWSMVGGALVLHLVSVGLGESFASVVWTTESIAALVYLSVAASAVGFLVYFDLLDRLGPIEINLVSYVAPVFAALSGWVFLAELPTVYTVVGFALIFAGFVLVKHRTIRDELPRLRRRGRTLLSDD, encoded by the coding sequence GTGACCCGCTATCGGAACCTCGCGCTGTTCTTGTTCCTCGCTGCCGTCTGGGGGTCCGCGTTCATGGCCATCAAGGCCGGTCTCGCGTACTTTCCGCCCGTGTTGTTCGCCGCCGTCCGGTACGACATCGCTGGCGTCATCATGCTGGCGTACGCGTTCTACGCGGTCGACGACCCGTTCCCACGAGGGCGGACGCAGTGGGCCGTCGTCGCCGTCGGCTCGCTGTTGCTCATCGCGGGCTACCACGCGCTCCTGTTCGTCGGTGAGACCGACCCGGCCGTCACGTCGGCGGCCGCGGCCGTCATCGTCTCGCTGAGCCCCGTCTTGACGACCGGGTTCGCCCGCCTCTTTCTCCCCGGGGAGCGGCTGACGACGGTCGGCGTCGCCGGACTCGTGCTCGGCCTCGTCGGCGTCGTCGTCCTCACGCAACCCGACCCGAGCGACCTCCTCGGTGACGGCGCGGTGGCGAAACTGCTCGTGTTCGCGGCAGCGGCGGCGTTCGCGCTCGGGTCGGTCCTCACCCGCCGGCTGGACAGTGACATCAGTATCGAGACGATGGAGGCGTGGTCGATGGTCGGCGGCGCGCTCGTCCTCCACCTCGTCAGCGTCGGCCTCGGCGAATCGTTCGCCTCGGTCGTCTGGACGACGGAGTCGATTGCGGCGCTCGTGTATCTCTCCGTCGCGGCCTCCGCGGTCGGCTTCCTCGTGTACTTCGACCTGCTCGACCGGCTCGGCCCCATCGAAATCAACCTCGTCTCCTACGTCGCCCCGGTGTTCGCGGCGCTCTCCGGGTGGGTGTTCCTCGCGGAGCTCCCGACAGTCTACACCGTCGTCGGATTCGCGCTCATCTTCGCCGGGTTCGTCCTGGTCAAACACCGCACCATCCGCGACGAACTGCCCCGGCTGCGACGGCGCGGACGCACCCTCCTGAGTGACGACTGA
- a CDS encoding transcriptional regulator, whose amino-acid sequence MAELSRVAKRMYNVTPDPLRLVFDDDTAGVFELSSAEFFQQEFQAEGRRVDDDGQYRFTTNEDNTAVLAGRLTDDGWTLVGRVAEAEAGHGR is encoded by the coding sequence ATGGCCGAGCTCAGCCGGGTCGCAAAGCGGATGTACAACGTCACGCCGGACCCACTCCGACTCGTGTTCGACGACGACACGGCGGGCGTGTTCGAGCTCTCGAGCGCCGAATTCTTTCAACAGGAGTTCCAGGCAGAAGGGCGACGCGTCGACGACGACGGACAGTACCGGTTCACGACGAACGAGGACAACACGGCCGTCCTCGCGGGACGGCTGACCGACGACGGCTGGACGCTCGTTGGGCGGGTCGCCGAGGCCGAGGCGGGCCACGGTCGGTGA
- a CDS encoding DUF7385 family protein, producing MEDFDEMLSSLTVQETAGGIRRYRNTVSITCPACGEPFDDLVVCEDEFNSLELSMPLDLCTTAHDDQVLLFTHKP from the coding sequence ATGGAAGACTTCGACGAGATGCTCTCGTCGCTGACGGTCCAAGAGACCGCCGGCGGCATCCGGCGCTACCGGAACACAGTCAGTATCACCTGTCCCGCCTGTGGGGAGCCCTTCGACGACCTCGTCGTCTGCGAGGACGAGTTCAACAGTCTCGAACTCAGCATGCCGCTCGACCTCTGTACGACGGCCCACGACGACCAGGTCCTCCTGTTCACGCACAAACCCTGA